From the Nonlabens marinus S1-08 genome, one window contains:
- a CDS encoding glycosyltransferase family 2 protein: MKISIITVCYNSSATVRETFESVKAQVYDDIEYIVIDGASNDGTQQIIEEYDHIITKWVSESDNGLYHAMNKGIQLSTGDVIAILNSDDIFRDKHTISIVAETFAENPTADSIFADIYYVSQNNTDKIVRNWKSGKQKPFSNGWHPAHPTFYVKSSFYSRYGLFNLDLKLAADFEIMLRFLERENLSTVYLNQPLVKMRLGGATNQSLSNIYHQNLECLKAFEINDIRVNKLLYLFYRLLPKLRQFFFDKKSLNE, translated from the coding sequence ATGAAAATCTCAATTATCACAGTTTGTTATAACAGCTCAGCCACAGTACGTGAGACTTTTGAATCGGTAAAGGCACAGGTTTATGATGATATAGAATATATTGTAATTGATGGTGCCTCGAACGATGGAACTCAACAAATTATCGAAGAGTATGATCACATAATAACTAAGTGGGTTTCTGAATCAGATAACGGATTGTATCACGCTATGAACAAAGGAATACAATTGTCGACTGGTGATGTCATCGCGATTTTAAATTCAGATGACATATTTAGAGATAAGCATACAATTTCAATTGTTGCTGAAACATTCGCTGAAAATCCTACGGCAGATTCTATATTTGCTGATATCTATTATGTAAGTCAAAATAATACGGACAAAATAGTTAGGAACTGGAAATCAGGTAAGCAAAAGCCGTTTAGTAACGGCTGGCATCCTGCGCATCCGACATTTTACGTGAAAAGCAGTTTTTATTCACGGTACGGATTATTTAATTTAGATCTAAAACTAGCTGCTGATTTTGAAATCATGTTAAGGTTTCTAGAGAGAGAGAATCTATCAACAGTTTATCTAAATCAACCCCTAGTTAAAATGAGATTGGGAGGAGCTACGAATCAAAGTTTGAGTAATATTTACCATCAAAATTTAGAATGTCTAAAAGCTTTTGAAATTAATGATATTAGGGTGAATAAATTATTGTATTTATTTTATCGACTGTTGCCCAAGTTAAGGCAATTTTTTTTTGACAAGAAATCCCTAAATGAATAA